The Budorcas taxicolor isolate Tak-1 chromosome 5, Takin1.1, whole genome shotgun sequence genome includes a window with the following:
- the SLC16A8 gene encoding monocarboxylate transporter 3, with translation MGASGPRRGPGPPDGGWGWAVLGACFVITGFAYGFPKAVSVFFRALMRDFGAGYSDTAWVSSIMLAMLYGTGPVSSILVTRFGCRPVMLVGGLLASAGMILASFATRLLELYLTAGVLTGLGLALNFQPSLIMLGLYFERRRPLANGLAAAGSPVFLSALSPLGQQLLEHFGWRGGFLLLGGLLLNCCACGAVMRPPPGPGPRPRRDSAADAPGEAEAHRAGPRVREAPSGGRARRRLLDVTVCADRAFAVYAVTKFLMALGLFVPAILLVNYAKDAGVPDSEAAFLLSIVGFVDIVARPACGALAGLARLRPHVAYLFSLALMANGLTDLSSARARSYGALVAFCIAFGLSYGMVGALQFEVLMAAVGAPRFPSALGLVLLLEAVAVLIGPPSAGRLVDALKNYEIIFYLAGSEVALAGIFMAVATYCCLRRPRDGPPSPGTEGGAGDGEEAEAEVDSDLPPAGTEEPGGLEAVEVPSPGTGPSQPEVKTEPGLDF, from the exons ATGGGCGCTAGCGGTCCCCGGCGGGGCCCCGGCCCCCCAGacgggggctggggctgggccgTGCTGGGCGCCTGCTTCGTGATCACGGGTTTCGCCTATGGCTTCCCCAAGGCCGTGAGCGTCTTCTTCCGCGCGCTTATGCGCGACTTCGGCGCGGGCTACAGCGACACAGCCTGGGTGTCCTCCATTATGCTCGCCATGCTCTACGGCACAG GCCCGGTGTCCAGCATCCTTGTGACCCGCTTTGGATGTCGCCCGGTGATGCTGGTGGGTGGGCTGTTGGCCTCGGCCGGCATGATCCTAGCATCCTTCGCCACGCGCCTCCTGGAGCTATACCTGACAGCTGGGGTGCTCACAG GCTTGGGCCTGGCCCTCAACTTCCAGCCATCGCTCATCATGCTGGGGCTGTACTTCGAGCGGCGGCGGCCTCTGGCCAACGGGCTGGCGGCGGCCGGCAGCCCGGTGTTCCTGTCGGCGCTGTCGCCGCTCGGCCAGCAGCTGCTCGAGCACTTCGGCTGGCGCGGCGGCTTCCTGCTGCTCGGCGGCCTCCTGCTGAACTGCTGCGCGTGCGGCGCCGTCATGCGGCCGCCCCCGGGGCCCGGCCCGCGGCCGCGCAGGGACAGCGCAGCAGACGCGCCCGGCGAGGCGGAGGCGCACCGCGCGGGACCGCGCGTGCGCGAGGCGCCCTCTGGCGGTCGGGCCCGCCGGCGCCTGCTGGACGTGACCGTGTGCGCCGACCGCGCCTTCGCGGTGTACGCCGTCACCAAGTTCCTGATGGCGCTCGGGCTCTTCGTGCCCGCCATCCTGTTGGTGAACTACGCCAAGGACGCGGGCGTGCCCGACTCCGAAGCTGCCTTCCTGCTCTCCATCGTGGGCTTCGTCGACATCGTGGCGCGGCCGGCGTGCGGCGCCCTAGCCGGCCTGGCGCGCCTGCGGCCACACGTCGCCTACCTCTTCAGCCTGGCCCTCATGGCCAACGGGCTCACGGACCTGAGCAGCGCGCGGGCGCGCAGCTACGGCGCCCTTGTCGCCTTCTGCATCGCCTTCGGCCTCTCCTACGGCATGGTGGGCGCCCTGCAGTTCGAGGTGCTCATGGCAGCTGTGGGCGCGCCCCGATTCCCCAGTGCCCTGGGCCTGGTCCTCCTCCTCGAGGCTGTAGCTGTGCTCATCGGACCGCCCTCTGCCG GCCGCCTGGTGGACGCGCTCAAGAACTACGAGATCATCTTCTACCTGGCAGGCTCCGAGGTGGCCCTGGCGGGGATCTTCATGGCTGTGGCCACCTACTGTTGCCTGCGCCGCCCCAGGGACGGCCCGCCCAGCCCAGGCACCGAGGGCGGGGCCGGCGACGGGGAGGAGGCTGAGGCCGAAGTGGACTCTGACCTCCCGCCCGCCGGCACCGAGGAGCCCGGTGGCCTCGAGGCTGTGGAGGTGCCGAGCCCAGGCACTGGGCCTTCGCAACCCGAGGTGAAGACAGAGCCAGGGCTGGACTTTTGA